The Candidatus Hydrogenedentota bacterium DNA window TTTTTTTATGCCCAACTCCGCCGGGTTTAACCTTGTTTTTCCTGGCAATTCCGGGGGCTCCGCGGGCCGCTGATTCCGTTGTAATTATAAGAGGCTATTGACTTTCTACGCTTTGCACGCTATAATCCGCCCATCGATGCCGGGAATATTACGTTCTCGTGGGTTTCGTCAAAACCTCACGCTTACGAGAACGGGCATGAGAGATAAAAGCCTGCCTCGAACCCGTGCGTATTATTAGTGAAATCAGTCCTGCACCGATGGTCGAGTGGAAGGAGAATACGGATGACGCCGAGATTTTCTGTTGGCTTGTGGGTGTTTTCGGACACGCCGGACCGTTATTGCTGGGAAGGGTACCGGGATACGCCAAAACTGCAGGAACGGTTGGCCGCTGCGGCGAAAACCAAGGGCATTCGCGCCGTAGAAATCGCGCAAACCGATGTCACGCAAGAGTATCCGGTGAAAGAAATCAAGCGGCTGCTCAAGGAGTTCAACCTGGCTTGCTCCGGAGTCAGCGCGATAATGGTACATGATCGCCGTTTTGCCTTGGGCGCGTTCGGGCATCAGCATCAGAAGACGCGGAATGCGGCCATAGACGAGGGGCGGAAAGCGGTGGACGTGGCGCGGCAACTGGGCGCAACGGAAGTGACGTTGCGTCTGTACACGGACGGGTTTGATTATCCCTTTCACGTGGACTACATGGTCCAGTGGAATACGGTGATTTCCAGCATCAAGACAATTGCGAAGTATGCGTCGCCCGATATCAATGTGGCGATTACCTATAAGCCGCGTGACCCGCGCAAGCACCTGACGGTCGCGACGGTCGGGAAGGCGCTCTCCATGTGCCAGGAAATCGCCATGAAGAACGTGGGTGTAGCCCTGGATTTCGGGCATGCGCTCATGTCGGCGGAGAACCCGGCAGAGTCCATCGCGTTCCTGACCCGCGCGAACAAGCTGTTCCAGGTATACTTCAACGACGCGTATCAGATGTCGGACGATATGCTGATGCCGGCCAGCTTGCACATGTGGGAGTCGATGGAAGCCCTGTTCTACCTCAAGGCGTCGAAATACAAAGGCTTCATCACGATCGACATTCTGCCGCAGCGGATTGAACCCACGCAGGCGATCCAGATTGCGCTCGGGAACCTGAGCATTCTCTGGAAGAAGCTGGAGAAGCTGGACATTAACGAACTGCGCAAAGCGCAGCGCACCTTGGACGCCGTGGAAAGTCAGCGCATCATGCGGCGTATTATGATGCAGGCGTGATGGACAGCGCCGAGGAGATAGGGCTACTCTGCTCAGCGGCAATCTGAACGGTCTCAAAGCATCGCAGTTGCGCGCGCTCGAACGGCTGGAGCGCAGGCGCGCTCATTCGGATCGCGTCATTACGCCGGAACTCGCCAAGGCGCTTGCCGAGGTCTCGGGGGAGATCCAGCGTCAAGTGGGGCTGCTTCTGGACCGCAGGGGCGGGGTCACGGCGGTCATTGTGGGCGACGCGCGGGGGCTGTTTCTTCCGGAATTGGGCAGGCGCGGCCGTGACCGCTTGGCTGGGGTGCGGCTGGTGCATACGCACCTCACGCGCGAGCCGCTGAACGACGATGACCTCACTGACCTTGCGCTGCTGCGGCTGGACCTCGTTGCATCCGTCCAGGTGACGGAGGACGGATTCCCAGGGCTGATGTATCAGGCGCATCTGCTTCCGGACAACGAGAGCGACCGGCCCTGGTCGGTGCTCCCGGCCACGACGGTGTACGACCTTTCGGACGATTTCCCGTCCATGATCGAGGCGCTCGAGGAGGAAATCGAGCGGCGTCGCAAGCCGCGCCGGGCGGACGACCACCGGGAGCGCGCCGTCCTGGTGCATGTGTCGATGGCGGCGCCTGCATTTGCCGAGGACTCCGTCCGGGAATTGCGCGAACTCGCGCGCAGCGCGGGCATTGATGCCGTTCATGCGGTGATTCAGCACCGCCCGCCCGACCCCCGTTTTGGAGTGGGACAGGGCAAGTTGAAGTACACGCTCATCAAGGCGATGCAGCTTGGCGCGGAGACGATTGTCTTCGACATGAACCTCACGCCGTCGCAGGTGAAAGCCCTGGCCGACTACACGGACCTCAAGGTGCTCGACCGGACTCAGGTCATCTTGGACATCTTCGCGCAGCACGCCGTCACGCGCGAAGGCAAGATTCAGGTCGAATTGGCGCAATTACGCTACCTGTTGCCCAAGCTGGGCGCGAAGCACACCGCATTCTCGCGGCTCGCGGGCGGGATCGGCGGCCGCGGCCCTGGCGAAACGAAGCTTGAAATCGACCGGCGCCGCGCCCGGGACCGCATTGCCCGGCTCGAACGAGAGGTCACGAAACTTGGCGAGCGCCGCGAATTGCGCCGCGGCAACCGGAGGCGGCACGGATTGCCGGTCGTGGCCATTGTAGGCTACACCAATGCGGGAAAATCGACCTTGCTCAACAATCTTACGCGCAGTTCCGTCATCGCGGAGGATGCGTTGTTCGCGACGCTGAACCCCGTTTCGCGGCGGCTGCGCTTCCCGCGCGAACGCGAGGTCATCGTCACGGACACGGTGGGGTTTATCCGCAGTCTGCCGCCGGACCTCAAGGCTGCGTTCCGCACCACCTTTGAAGAGTTGCATTATGCCGACCTGTTGTTGCACGTTATCGATGCTTCCTGCGCGGACCTCGACGATAAGCTGGAAACGG harbors:
- the hflX gene encoding GTPase HflX, which gives rise to MLSGNLNGLKASQLRALERLERRRAHSDRVITPELAKALAEVSGEIQRQVGLLLDRRGGVTAVIVGDARGLFLPELGRRGRDRLAGVRLVHTHLTREPLNDDDLTDLALLRLDLVASVQVTEDGFPGLMYQAHLLPDNESDRPWSVLPATTVYDLSDDFPSMIEALEEEIERRRKPRRADDHRERAVLVHVSMAAPAFAEDSVRELRELARSAGIDAVHAVIQHRPPDPRFGVGQGKLKYTLIKAMQLGAETIVFDMNLTPSQVKALADYTDLKVLDRTQVILDIFAQHAVTREGKIQVELAQLRYLLPKLGAKHTAFSRLAGGIGGRGPGETKLEIDRRRARDRIARLEREVTKLGERRELRRGNRRRHGLPVVAIVGYTNAGKSTLLNNLTRSSVIAEDALFATLNPVSRRLRFPREREVIVTDTVGFIRSLPPDLKAAFRTTFEELHYADLLLHVIDASCADLDDKLETVNALLAELDLQLKPALLVLNKTDLCAPDEAAGLAQRLDGVAVSALAPETFGPLLEAMEKRLWSESVLKPSCPVPAP
- a CDS encoding sugar phosphate isomerase/epimerase translates to MTPRFSVGLWVFSDTPDRYCWEGYRDTPKLQERLAAAAKTKGIRAVEIAQTDVTQEYPVKEIKRLLKEFNLACSGVSAIMVHDRRFALGAFGHQHQKTRNAAIDEGRKAVDVARQLGATEVTLRLYTDGFDYPFHVDYMVQWNTVISSIKTIAKYASPDINVAITYKPRDPRKHLTVATVGKALSMCQEIAMKNVGVALDFGHALMSAENPAESIAFLTRANKLFQVYFNDAYQMSDDMLMPASLHMWESMEALFYLKASKYKGFITIDILPQRIEPTQAIQIALGNLSILWKKLEKLDINELRKAQRTLDAVESQRIMRRIMMQA